A single Oryza brachyantha chromosome 8, ObraRS2, whole genome shotgun sequence DNA region contains:
- the LOC102709480 gene encoding glucose-6-phosphate/phosphate translocator 2, chloroplastic-like, producing the protein MIPAVKLSPGPVAFSGTNLRSKSALVPSVSSLKPSKFVVSSLRPLYLAPLDGPRAAVQKPQRKPLEFKCAASAADDKKSKTEVVPVRSEAAQKLKISIYFATWWALNVIFNIYNKKVLNAFPYPWLTSTLSLACGSAMMLVSWATRLVEAPKTDLDFWKVLFPVAVAHTIGHVAATVSMSKVAVSFTHIIKSAEPAFSVLVSRFLLGETFPVPVYLSLLPIIGGCALAAVTELNFNMVGFMGAMISNLAFVFRNIFSKRGMKGKSVSGMNYYACLSIMSLVILTPFAIAMEGPQMWAAGWQKALTEVGPNVVWWVAAQSVFYHLYNQVSYMSLDEISPLTFSIGNTMKRISVIVSSIIIFHTPVRPVNALGAAIAILGTFLYSQAKQ; encoded by the exons ATGATACCTGCTGTGAAGCTCTCTCCTGGCCCTGTGGCCTTCTCTGGCACCAATCTACGGTCCAAATCAGCTTTGGTTCCATCTGTCTCAAGTCTCAAACCATCGAAATTTGTGGTCTCTTCACTCAGACCACTCTACCTTGCACCACTAGATGGCCCAAGAGCTGCTGTGCAAAAACCTCAGAGGAAGCCACTTGAGTTCAAGTGTGCTGCTTCTGCAGCTGACGACAAGAAATCCAAGACTGAGGTGGTGCCAGTTCGCTCGGAAGCTGCCCAGAAGCTAAAGATCTCCATATATTTTGCAACATGGTGGGCGCTTAATGTGATCTTTAACATCTACAACAAGAAGGTTCTCAATGCTTTTCCGTACCCCTGGCTCACTTCAACACTCTCCCTTGCCTGCGGCTCGGCGATGATGCTTGTCTCGTGGGCCACCCGCCTTGTTGAGGCCCCCAAGACTGACCTAGATTTCTGGAAAGTTCTTTTCCCG GTTGCTGTTGCTCATACAATTGGGCATGTTGCTGCAACGGTGAGCATGTCGAAAGTGGCAGTGTCATTCACACACATTATCAAAAGTGCAGAGCCTGCATTCAGTGTTTTGGTATCAAGATTCCTTCTTGGGGAGACATTTCCAGTGCCTGTGTATCTTTCTCTCCTCCCAATCATTGGTGGATGTGCTCTTGCTGCTGTAACTGAGCTGAACTTTAATATGGTTG GATTCATGGGTGCTATGATATCAAACCTTGCGTTTGTTTTCCGCAACATCTTCTCGAAGAGGGGCATGAAGGGGAAGTCTGTCAGTGGCATGAATTACTATGCCTGCCTATCGATAATGTCCCTGGTTATACTGACGCCATTTGCTATCGCTATGGAGGGTCCCCAGATGTGGGCTGCTGGTTGGCAAAAGGCTCTTACAGAAGTTGGCCCTAATGTTGTCTG GTGGGTTGCTGCACAGAGTGTTTTCTACCACTTGTACAACCAGGTGTCCTACATGTCTCTGGATGAGATTTCTCCATTGACATTTAGCATTGGCAATACAATGAAGCGTATATCTGTGATTGTTTCTTCAATCATTATCTTCCACACACCTGTTCGCCCTGTCAATGCACTAGGAGCTGCCATTGCCATCCTTGGCACATTCCTGTATTCCCAG GCAAAGCAGTGA
- the LOC121055231 gene encoding fatty acid desaturase 4, chloroplastic-like yields MYAMTPRCQLPPLRRAAPCRAATTTTTTPAAPSPSPGVLSSPSRADPDELRSTWPQRAWTLAGSAAVLSSLSTSASLARDAGSFAGPLAAAAAAYALADLSTGVYHWFVDNYGDASTPVFGSQIAAFQGHHRYPSTITRREPCNNLHALARAAALALLPVDAAATAAGAPAAAHAFAGVFAACVVLSQQFHAWAHENPRRLPPGVEALQAAGVLVSRAQHAAHHRAPYNNNYCIVSGVWNELLDRHRVFEALEMVVFFRTGVRPRSWDEPDTAWTEDATAAVGDTSFHTQ; encoded by the coding sequence ATGTACGCCATGACCCCGCGCTGCCAgctcccgccgctccgccgcgcggcgccgtgCCGAGCGGCAACGACCACGaccacgacgccggcggctccgtctccgtctccgggGGTGCTGAGCTCGCCGTCACGCGCCGACCCGGATGAGCTGCGGTCCACGTGGCCGCAGCGCGCGTGGACGCTGGCCGGCTCGGCCGCCgtgctctcctccctctccacgTCCGCCTCCCTCGCGCGCGACGCGGGCTCCTTCGCCgggccgctcgccgccgccgcggcggcctacGCGCTCGCCGACCTCTCCACGGGGGTGTACCACTGGTTCGTCGACAACTACGGCGACGCCTCCACCCCGGTGTTCGGGTCGCAGATCGCCGCGTTCCAGGGCCACCACCGCTACCCGTCCACCATCACGCGCCGGGAGCCCTGCAACAACCTGCACGCGctggcgcgcgccgcggcgctcgCGCTCCTGCCCGTCGACGCCGCGgccacggccgccggcgcccccgcggcggcgcacgcgttCGCCGGCGTGTTCGCGGCGTGCGTCGTGCTCAGCCAGCAGTTCCACGCGTGGGCGCACGAGAACCCGCGCAGGCTGCCCCCCGGCGTCGAGGCGCTGCAGGCCGCCGGCGTGCTCGTGTCGCGCGCCCAGCACGCGGCGCACCACCGGGCGCCGTACAACAACAACTACTGCATCGTCAGCGGCGTGTGGAACGAGCTGCTCGACCGGCACAGGGTGTTCGAGGCGCTGGAGATGGTCGTCTTCTTCCGCACCGGCGTCCGGCCGCGGTCGTGGGACGAGCCGGACACCGCCTGGACGGaggacgccaccgccgccgtcggtgacACCTCGTTCCATACACAGTGA
- the LOC102714943 gene encoding CRS2-associated factor 2, mitochondrial, with protein MLLPRELLLLLPWRRRRAAAAAVQALARRLHRAPACSDPDDDPPFTRLAERPPGASSKSKPSAAAAAAGESEKKCGARGGGMRPPEPARSDLPFDFRYSYSETDPAWRPIGFREPRRFSPFGPGRLDRPWDGVSAARGGGGAPAKGREEVLGEPLSEEEVAQLVERYRHSDCSRQINLGKGGVTHNMLDDIHNHWKRAEAVRVKCLGVPTLDMDNICFHLEDKTGGKIIYRNMNILILYRGRNYDSKQRPEIPLMLWKPLAPIYPRLVQNVADGLTFEKTKELRNMGLNSPPLMKLTRNGVYVNVVERVREAFKTVEVVRLDCSHVGSSDCKKIGVKLRDLVPCVPLLFKDEQIILWRGKENQEKSVSSQCSSEPS; from the exons ATGCTTCTCCCTcgcgagctcctcctcctcctcccatggcggcggcggcgcgccgccgccgccgccgtgcaggcCCTggcgcgccgcctccaccgaGCGCCGGCCTGCTCCGATCCCGACGACGACCCCCCGTTCACACGGCTCGCGGAGCGCCCGCCTGGGGCTTCCTCGAAGTCGAagccctcggcggcggcggcggcggcgggagagaGTGAGAAGAAGTGTGgggcgcggggcggcgggaTGAGGCCGCCGGAGCCAGCGCGCTCCGACCTTCCGTTCGACTTCCGGTACTCCTACTCGGAGACGGACCCGGCGTGGAGGCCCATCGGGTTCCGCGAGCCCAGACGGTTCTCGCCCTTCGGCCCGGGCCGCCTCGACCGGCCCTGGGACGGCGtctcggcggcgcgcggcggcggcggtgcgcccgcgaaggggagggaggaggttcTCGGCGAGCCGctgtcggaggaggaggtggcgcagCTCGTGGAGAGGTACCGGCACAGCGACTGCTCCCGGCAGATCAATTTGG GCAAAGGGGGAGTAACACACAACATGCTTGATGACATCCACAACCACTGGAAACGGGCAGAAGCTGTTAGGGTCAAATGTCTAGGAGTCCCAACTCTTGACATGGACAATATATGCTTCCACCTTGAG GATAAGACAGGTGGGAAAATAATATACCGTAACATGAACATCCTTATCCTTTACCGTGGTCGGAATTATGATTCAAAACAGCGGCCTGAGATACCATTAATGCTGTGGAAGCCACTGGCTCCTATTTACCCTAGGCTTGTGCAAAATGTTGCTGATGGATTGACTTTCGAGAAAACCAAAGAATTGAGGAATATGGGATTAAATTCTCCACCTCTTATGAAATTAA CCAGGAATGGTGTTTATGTTAATGTTGTTGAAAGAGTGAGAGAGGCCTTTAAGACTGTTGAAGTTGTGAGGCTAGATTGCTCTCATGTTGGTAGCAGTGATTGCAAGAAAATTGGTGTGAAGCTAAGG GATTTGGTTCCATGTGTTCCCTTATTGTTTAAAGACGAACAGATTATTCTCTGGCGAGGAAAGGAGAATCAAGAGAAATCTGTTTCATCTCAATGCAGTTCTGAACCATCTTGA
- the LOC107304703 gene encoding uncharacterized protein LOC107304703, with protein sequence MESRKQNKDDRTVVLALPAPGSSDFRPPRRRSVVPRKKKNSAQHKEEASSSNPIATGAPAATTGTSDLNLQAEDINQSQMRIVEESIDIGQQADAVNNFQENQVDPIGFNQQQPDIANVGPQIPEQAAGFNQQQPDLANVGPQIPEQAAANPNEDMNDMFEFALNNSILDLDSLETTP encoded by the exons ATGGAATCAAGGAAGCAGAACAAGGATGATAGGACTGTTGTTCTAGCATTGCCGGCACCTGGGTCATCAGATTTCAGGCCTCCCAGAAGAAGGTCTGTGGTTcccagaaagaaaaaaaactctgcaCAGCATAAAGAGGAGGCTTCTTCAAGTAATCCCATAGCAACAGGAGCACCTGCTGCAACTACTGGAACATCAG atcTCAACCTGCAAGCAGAAGACATAAATCAGTCACAGATGAGAATTGTAGAGGAATCGATAG ACATTGGGCAGCAAGCAGATGCTGTGAACAACTTCCAAGAAAACCAGGTGGACCCAATAG GGTTCAATCAACAGCAGCCGGACATTGCAAATGTTGGACCACAAATTCCAGAGCAAGCAGCTG GGTTCAATCAACAGCAGCCGGACCTTGCAAATGTTGGACCACAAATTCCAGAGCAAGCAGCTG CtaatccaaatgaagatatgaacGACATGTTTGAGTTTGCCCTTAACAACAGTATCTTGGATCTGGACTCGCTCGAAACAACACCATAG
- the LOC102709759 gene encoding germin-like protein 12-2: MVSSKFFLLTALIALVVSQAVASDPSPLQDFCVADKDSPVRVNGFPCKDVKDVNVDDFFLAANLDKPMDTTKSKVGSNVTLINVMKLAGLNTLGISMARIDYAPKGQNPPHMHPRATEILTVLEGSLYVGFVTSNQANRENKLFTKTLKKGDVFVFPEGLIHFQYNPSYEKPAVAIAALSSQNPGAITIANAVFGSNPQISGDVLAKAFQVDKKAVDWLQAQFWENNHN; this comes from the exons ATGGTCTCCTCTAAATTCTTTCTTCTCACAGCTCTCATCGCTTTGGTCGTTTCTCAGGCTGTGGCTTCTGATCCTAGTCCACTTCAGGACTTTTGTGTTGCTGACAAGGACTCGCCAG TGCGTGTCAATGGGTTCCCCTGCAAAGACGTCAAGGATGTGAATGTTGATGATTTCTTCCTTGCAGCTAACCTTGACAAGCCGATGGACACTACCAAGAGCAAGGTTGGCTCCAATGTTACATTAATCAATGTGATGAAACTTGCGGGTCTCAACACCCTTGGTATCTCTATGGCAAGGATTGACTATGCTCCGAAAGGACAAAACCCACCCCACATGCACCCCCGTGCCACTGAGATCCTGACCGTTCTTGAGGGCTCACTTTATGTTGGCTTTGTAACGTCTAACCAAGCAAACAGGGAAAACAAACTCTTCACCAAGACGCTCAAAAAAGGAGATGTATTCGTGTTCCCAGAGGGCCTCATTCACTTCCAGTACAATCCAAGCTATGAAAAACCAGCGGTCGCCATCGCCGCACTTAGTAGCCAGAACCCAGGAGCAATCACTATTGCCAACGCAGTATTTGGATCGAATCCACAAATATCCGGTGATGTTCTTGCTAAGGCATTTCAAGTGGACAAGAAGGCCGTAGATTGGCTCCAAGCTCAGTTCTGGGAGAACAACCATAACTAA